From the Octadecabacter antarcticus 307 genome, one window contains:
- a CDS encoding IS256-like element ISOan5 family transposase: METTNIVDFARRDGMTDALTELLKTGAQQLIATAVEAELVSYLAQFTGLRTDAGHAAVVRNGHHPARPFQTGIGPVSVRIPKVRSKDGTPVTFRSALVPPYVRRTKTLEAALPWLYLKGISSGEMAPALKVLLGPDAKGLSANTVSRLKRDWANEYEAWKDAELDDEPIVYIWADGVHSGLRGEDDKLCALVIVGVTARGKKRFLAIEDGVRESTQSWREVLLSLKSQGMNAPKLAIGDGAMGFWAAMDEVYPTARQQRCWQHKTMNVLNCLPKLSQPKAKAAIHNIWQAETKDDAEKAFDLFIKIYEPKYPKAALCLQKDREELMAFFDFPAQHWQSIRTSNPIESAFATIRHRTKRSKGCLSRDGMLHMMFKLGQCAEQNWRKLRGFDYLAKVITGVKFKDGIETTNHSQIAA; this comes from the coding sequence ATGGAAACGACTAACATTGTTGATTTTGCGCGTCGAGACGGGATGACGGACGCGCTGACGGAGTTGCTGAAAACGGGAGCACAACAATTGATAGCGACAGCAGTTGAGGCCGAGCTTGTCAGTTATCTGGCGCAATTTACCGGCTTACGCACCGATGCCGGTCACGCGGCAGTCGTGCGCAATGGACATCATCCGGCTCGCCCATTTCAAACGGGCATTGGCCCTGTGAGCGTGCGGATTCCAAAGGTCCGCTCGAAGGATGGCACACCAGTAACATTCCGCTCGGCCCTGGTGCCACCCTATGTGCGTAGAACCAAGACCTTGGAAGCTGCCTTGCCGTGGCTTTACCTCAAAGGCATTTCCAGCGGTGAGATGGCCCCAGCCCTCAAGGTTCTCTTGGGCCCTGATGCCAAGGGATTGTCAGCAAATACGGTTTCGCGTTTAAAACGCGATTGGGCCAATGAATACGAGGCTTGGAAAGACGCTGAGTTAGATGATGAGCCAATCGTCTACATCTGGGCTGACGGCGTTCACAGCGGCCTTCGGGGCGAGGATGACAAGCTCTGCGCCCTTGTAATTGTTGGCGTCACAGCCCGTGGCAAGAAGCGGTTCTTGGCCATTGAGGACGGGGTGCGCGAGTCCACCCAGAGCTGGCGAGAAGTTCTGCTCAGCCTCAAAAGCCAGGGAATGAATGCCCCAAAATTGGCGATTGGAGACGGTGCCATGGGGTTCTGGGCCGCCATGGATGAAGTCTACCCCACGGCCCGACAGCAGCGGTGCTGGCAACACAAAACGATGAACGTGCTCAACTGCCTGCCCAAGCTATCACAGCCAAAGGCCAAAGCGGCGATCCACAACATCTGGCAGGCTGAGACCAAAGATGATGCGGAAAAGGCGTTCGATTTGTTCATCAAAATCTACGAACCCAAATATCCCAAGGCGGCGCTGTGCCTGCAAAAAGACCGCGAAGAACTCATGGCATTCTTCGACTTCCCCGCCCAACATTGGCAGAGTATCCGCACCAGCAACCCAATTGAATCGGCCTTCGCCACGATCCGACATCGCACCAAGCGCTCAAAGGGCTGCCTGTCACGCGATGGCATGCTGCACATGATGTTCAAGCTGGGACAATGCGCAGAGCAAAACTGGAGGAAGCTACGCGGCTTTGATTACCTGGCCAAAGTCATCACAGGCGTCAAGTTCAAAGACGGAATTGAAACCACCAACCACAGCCAGATCGCCGCATGA
- the istA gene encoding IS21 family transposase yields the protein MYSVDIYNRVRRACLKDGMSAREAARYFNKDRKTIAKMLRHALPPGYRRSEAPRRPTLDDYVGVIDKILRTDKALIKKQRHTAKRIFERLRDEHRYAGSLTTVTYYVREQKRRTKEVFVPLSHRPGHAQVDFGETLGVIGGVECKIHFFVMSLPHSDAVFVKGYPAETTEAFCDGHVSAFAFFGGIPQSILYDNTKIAVARILGDRTRIRTRRFTELQSHYLFDDKFGRPARGNDKGNVEGMVGYTRRNFMVPAPRYDSFDDLNTHLEEKCLARQGDTLRGHTQTIGARLMSDLDALMGLPIAEYEACDHVSTRATSISMVRYRSNDYSVPVARYD from the coding sequence ATGTATTCTGTGGATATTTATAATCGTGTGCGCCGCGCTTGTTTGAAGGACGGTATGTCAGCCCGAGAAGCGGCTCGATATTTTAACAAGGACCGTAAGACGATCGCGAAGATGCTGCGTCATGCACTGCCACCTGGTTACCGCCGTTCAGAAGCGCCACGTCGCCCAACGCTTGATGATTATGTCGGTGTTATCGACAAGATCCTGCGCACAGATAAGGCCCTGATCAAAAAGCAGCGGCATACAGCGAAGCGTATTTTTGAACGCCTGCGCGACGAACATCGGTATGCTGGCAGCCTGACGACGGTGACTTATTACGTTCGGGAGCAAAAGCGGCGCACCAAAGAGGTGTTTGTGCCACTGTCGCATCGTCCGGGCCATGCACAGGTCGATTTTGGCGAGACCCTTGGCGTGATTGGCGGCGTAGAATGTAAGATCCACTTCTTCGTGATGAGCCTGCCGCATTCTGATGCTGTATTTGTGAAGGGGTATCCAGCTGAGACAACCGAGGCGTTTTGTGATGGCCATGTCTCGGCCTTTGCTTTCTTTGGCGGCATTCCGCAATCCATTCTCTACGACAATACCAAGATCGCCGTGGCTCGGATACTCGGGGACAGAACGCGCATCCGCACACGTCGGTTTACGGAGCTGCAGTCGCATTACTTGTTTGATGACAAGTTTGGCAGACCCGCGCGAGGGAACGATAAAGGCAACGTTGAGGGCATGGTTGGATACACCCGCCGCAACTTCATGGTTCCCGCACCTCGTTATGACAGCTTTGATGATCTGAACACACATTTGGAAGAGAAGTGTTTAGCACGTCAGGGCGATACGTTGCGGGGTCACACCCAAACTATAGGCGCACGCCTGATGTCGGATTTGGATGCTCTGATGGGATTGCCCATCGCAGAATATGAAGCCTGCGATCACGTCAGCACGCGGGCCACGTCAATCTCAATGGTGCGCTATCGCAGCAATGATTACTCGGTGCCAGTAGCGAGATATGACTGA
- a CDS encoding IS256 family transposase produces the protein MTKNTVIDFAKPSDFSPDPLTDLLRAGAQELLATAVRAEVSEFMGSHAHLLDDEGRQRLVRHGFLPEREVMTGIGKVAVQVPRVRDRGVNANGSKVRFSSSLVPPYLRKAKSVEELLPWLYLKGISTGDFSEALASLVGPDADGLSASTITRLKSTWWDEYEAWRKRDLSGKRYVYIWADGVYFNPRLDDDRQCMLVIIGADEYGDKDVLGIMDGFRENADSWRDLLRSLKKRGLTIAPDLACGDGALGFWTALRDVYPTTKEQRCWVHKMANITGAMPKPLHEKAKAGLQDIWMAATKKEAVVAFDLFVETYGVKYERAVKKLTKDRNVLLTFYDFPAEHWKHIRTTNPIESVFATVRNRTRKTKGCLSRKTALSMVFKLMMSAKKKWRKLSGTNRLPEVIQGVEFKDGIKQLQKAA, from the coding sequence ATGACCAAGAATACAGTTATCGACTTCGCAAAACCAAGCGATTTTTCACCTGATCCGCTGACGGATCTTCTGCGAGCAGGTGCGCAGGAACTTCTGGCCACTGCGGTGCGCGCGGAGGTGTCCGAATTCATGGGCAGTCACGCGCACCTTTTGGACGACGAGGGTCGCCAGCGTCTGGTGCGCCACGGGTTTTTGCCAGAGCGCGAAGTTATGACCGGGATCGGCAAGGTAGCGGTTCAGGTTCCTCGGGTGCGCGACCGTGGGGTAAACGCGAATGGCTCGAAGGTCCGTTTCAGTTCTTCGCTTGTTCCGCCGTATCTGCGCAAGGCCAAGTCTGTGGAAGAATTGCTGCCGTGGCTTTACCTCAAAGGGATCTCGACAGGCGATTTCAGCGAGGCACTGGCATCACTTGTAGGACCAGACGCCGACGGGTTGTCCGCCTCGACGATCACGCGACTGAAGTCGACTTGGTGGGACGAATATGAAGCGTGGCGCAAGCGAGACCTGTCGGGAAAGCGCTACGTCTACATCTGGGCGGACGGTGTCTACTTCAACCCGCGCCTGGACGATGATCGTCAATGTATGTTGGTGATTATTGGCGCGGATGAGTATGGCGACAAGGATGTTCTGGGCATCATGGACGGGTTCCGCGAGAATGCGGACAGCTGGCGGGACCTTCTTCGTAGCCTGAAGAAACGGGGACTGACGATTGCGCCCGATCTGGCCTGTGGGGACGGTGCACTGGGCTTTTGGACCGCACTGCGGGACGTGTATCCCACGACGAAAGAGCAGCGCTGTTGGGTCCACAAGATGGCCAACATCACGGGCGCGATGCCAAAGCCCCTGCATGAAAAGGCCAAGGCAGGGCTGCAAGACATCTGGATGGCGGCAACAAAGAAAGAGGCCGTTGTCGCCTTCGACCTGTTCGTTGAAACTTACGGTGTCAAATACGAGCGTGCAGTCAAAAAGCTGACCAAGGATCGCAACGTGCTGCTGACATTCTACGACTTCCCAGCCGAGCACTGGAAGCACATCCGCACGACAAACCCCATCGAGAGCGTCTTCGCCACCGTGCGCAACCGAACCCGCAAGACCAAGGGCTGCCTGAGCCGCAAAACGGCCCTGTCCATGGTCTTCAAACTTATGATGTCAGCGAAGAAGAAGTGGCGAAAACTCAGCGGCACAAACCGCCTGCCAGAAGTCATTCAGGGGGTTGAGTTCAAAGACGGGATCAAGCAACTTCAAAAAGCCGCCTAA
- a CDS encoding bactofilin family protein, which yields MFSKTTTDNLQKPTTQGTSGEKRRSVLHDDILIKGDWTSDGIVEFGGKIIGDITADVLVLTSDGRVTGNVRARNVTIEGHLEGTVAAISVVVKTTAKVMADIKADQLSIESGAEIQGHIQVAGNPPKTTLRARIGSQT from the coding sequence ATGTTCTCAAAAACAACAACTGACAACCTGCAAAAGCCAACAACACAAGGGACTTCAGGCGAGAAGCGCCGCTCTGTATTGCATGATGATATTTTGATCAAAGGTGACTGGACGAGTGACGGAATTGTTGAGTTTGGCGGAAAAATTATTGGGGATATTACTGCTGATGTCCTTGTGCTTACCTCAGATGGTCGGGTGACTGGAAACGTTCGCGCACGCAATGTTACAATTGAGGGACACCTAGAAGGTACTGTCGCGGCGATTAGTGTTGTAGTTAAAACAACGGCAAAAGTAATGGCTGATATTAAAGCTGATCAACTTTCAATCGAGTCGGGTGCAGAGATTCAGGGACATATCCAAGTGGCTGGAAACCCACCAAAGACGACACTTAGGGCAAGAATAGGCTCTCAAACATAA
- a CDS encoding tyrosine-type recombinase/integrase: MQTKITQRTLANIDGTGTRTFIWDTALVGFGIEVSAKGRASYVCEARIKGTGRKFRQKIGSVDLIPLDDARSDARSMLLQAFKGIDPRFEKQEVEQGPKTVGQAVTDYIDAKRHKLASSTVRDYRVTFSSCLSDWEHLPLGQLNGQMVATRYSKLLGQHSVAYTNKVMRNLRAALNYHGLEPNPVKFLTRKDLMAVDAPRNRFLSAHEIYIIYGYFSTFQHPISRVVLFCILTGVRKNEALKLTWANVTSQTILFAGDIQKNHKPHHVPRVGLLDSILGDRGEPLDLVFGYTQYSFRKPFDRFKQRPELVGWAYWTMHDLRRTFSEHMNLIGYGASDVSLASNRSDNSVTVKHYLGGQLAKENLLRRMYTDLQRQVYYYWHEGGSSQVMVAPKDYMPAIFMEPELTEVEWQEYQESLVGVETSTF; the protein is encoded by the coding sequence ATGCAAACAAAGATTACGCAAAGAACCCTCGCAAACATAGATGGCACCGGAACTCGTACATTCATATGGGATACCGCTCTTGTAGGATTTGGGATCGAGGTGTCGGCTAAGGGGAGGGCTTCTTACGTCTGTGAAGCTCGTATCAAGGGAACTGGTCGGAAGTTCCGGCAAAAGATTGGGTCTGTAGACTTAATACCTCTGGATGATGCCAGATCAGATGCGCGTTCCATGTTGCTGCAAGCGTTTAAGGGGATAGATCCTCGTTTTGAGAAGCAAGAGGTTGAACAAGGGCCTAAGACTGTAGGGCAGGCTGTTACTGACTACATAGACGCTAAGAGGCATAAGTTAGCCTCAAGTACTGTTAGGGACTACCGTGTCACATTCTCTAGCTGCCTTTCTGATTGGGAGCACCTCCCTCTGGGCCAACTTAATGGTCAGATGGTTGCGACTAGATACAGCAAGCTGTTGGGCCAACATTCTGTCGCTTACACGAATAAGGTAATGCGGAATCTGAGGGCTGCTTTAAATTATCATGGCCTAGAGCCAAACCCAGTTAAGTTTCTCACCCGCAAAGACCTCATGGCTGTTGATGCGCCACGCAATCGGTTCTTATCTGCTCATGAGATTTATATCATCTATGGCTACTTTTCCACATTCCAGCACCCTATCTCACGGGTAGTGTTGTTCTGTATCCTAACAGGAGTCCGTAAGAATGAAGCTCTAAAGCTTACTTGGGCTAATGTGACCTCTCAGACTATTTTGTTTGCTGGCGATATCCAAAAGAACCATAAGCCGCACCATGTTCCTCGTGTTGGTCTGCTAGATAGTATCTTGGGTGATAGGGGTGAACCATTGGACTTAGTTTTCGGGTATACTCAATACTCATTCCGCAAACCTTTTGATCGTTTTAAGCAGCGCCCTGAGTTGGTCGGTTGGGCTTATTGGACGATGCATGATCTAAGGCGTACCTTCTCAGAACACATGAATCTTATCGGTTATGGTGCTTCTGACGTGTCTCTTGCGTCCAATCGCAGCGATAATTCAGTGACTGTGAAGCATTATCTCGGAGGGCAGCTAGCGAAAGAAAACTTGCTTAGACGTATGTATACTGACCTACAAAGGCAGGTGTACTATTATTGGCATGAAGGCGGCAGTTCTCAAGTTATGGTCGCCCCCAAAGACTATATGCCAGCCATATTTATGGAACCGGAGTTAACCGAAGTTGAGTGGCAAGAATATCAGGAGAGCTTAGTAGGTGTTGAAACATCAACCTTCTGA
- a CDS encoding tyrosine-type recombinase/integrase, producing the protein MPKVVLTEITLKSLPPPVSGQTTYWDKTTSGFGVRVSQGGSKSFVIVHGVNRQRETLGRHPTITLKQARDQAKKLLAQITLGVQQSRTISYKDARDLFLEACEAKNKRNTVDYYRKRLDTHFRFGRKRLDEITRTDIQSRIRKIKTSTSEQNHAFVVIRTLMNWALAEQHVDQSPIASLKPPVKPQARDHVLTDYELIQVFKASQEQPYPFGPIVSLLVLTGMRRNEVASMKWDWIDRSEQTIIIPADVTKNKRVHSLPYADLVEAVLETIPEIGPYLFPSRSKTGTIFNGWGKSKERFDASLEDIMPYTLHDLRRTFATTHAKIGTPIHVTEKLLNHVSGTISGVAAVYNRHSYMDQMRTAVTGYDIYLKNLSNPR; encoded by the coding sequence ATGCCAAAAGTCGTACTCACCGAAATCACACTCAAATCCTTACCTCCACCAGTTAGTGGCCAGACAACATATTGGGATAAGACAACATCAGGCTTTGGTGTGCGCGTCTCACAAGGGGGCAGCAAATCCTTTGTGATTGTACATGGTGTAAACCGTCAGCGGGAGACACTTGGTCGACATCCAACCATCACCCTCAAGCAAGCCCGCGACCAAGCAAAGAAGTTGCTCGCTCAGATTACACTGGGCGTTCAACAGAGTAGAACCATCTCATACAAAGATGCCCGTGACCTGTTTCTTGAAGCCTGTGAGGCCAAGAACAAGAGAAATACCGTGGACTACTATCGAAAACGTCTAGACACCCACTTCCGTTTTGGTCGCAAACGCTTGGATGAAATCACCCGCACAGACATTCAGTCACGTATTCGAAAAATCAAAACGTCTACCTCAGAACAGAACCACGCCTTTGTGGTGATCCGAACACTGATGAACTGGGCATTGGCAGAGCAACATGTCGATCAGAGCCCCATTGCCTCACTAAAACCGCCAGTCAAGCCGCAAGCTAGGGATCACGTGCTGACCGACTATGAACTAATTCAAGTTTTCAAAGCTTCCCAAGAACAACCCTATCCGTTCGGTCCGATTGTCTCACTGCTGGTGCTAACTGGGATGCGTCGCAACGAAGTTGCCTCGATGAAATGGGATTGGATCGACCGGAGCGAACAGACTATTATTATTCCCGCAGATGTGACCAAAAACAAGCGGGTGCACTCCCTGCCCTATGCTGATCTCGTTGAAGCCGTGTTGGAAACCATCCCTGAGATAGGTCCATATCTGTTTCCATCTCGTTCCAAGACAGGAACCATTTTTAATGGGTGGGGCAAAAGCAAAGAGCGCTTTGATGCTTCCCTTGAGGATATTATGCCTTACACATTACACGACCTGCGCCGTACTTTTGCAACAACCCATGCAAAGATAGGTACGCCTATCCATGTGACAGAGAAACTCCTGAACCATGTTTCAGGAACAATTAGTGGCGTTGCTGCAGTCTACAATCGACATTCATATATGGATCAAATGCGGACGGCGGTTACAGGATATGACATATATTTAAAAAACCTCAGCAACCCGCGATAA
- a CDS encoding GntR family transcriptional regulator has product MSDIIQLKRPDSLSKIAEEHIRRGIVNGTFTLGEKLQEAKLSKAIGISKTPIREALAALKLQGLVQIIPQRGAFVFDLSQKGVEQLCQYRLILETAAMAQALDANYTALLAELEDLLSKMSEARKVDAFEEYLELDADFHNAFFIHCGNSYLEDGYQNVSDIVRTIRTHLSKRPERTLKSFEEHSAITKHLRDGKLKSANTVLKRQITRGERSYSDLMGLPALGAKS; this is encoded by the coding sequence ATGTCAGACATAATTCAACTTAAACGGCCGGATTCTTTAAGTAAAATCGCGGAAGAGCATATTCGAAGGGGCATCGTTAATGGAACTTTTACCCTGGGAGAGAAGCTTCAGGAAGCCAAGCTCTCGAAGGCAATAGGCATAAGCAAAACCCCGATTCGCGAAGCGCTTGCCGCATTGAAACTCCAAGGCCTTGTTCAGATAATCCCACAGCGCGGCGCTTTTGTATTCGATCTGTCTCAAAAGGGCGTAGAACAGTTGTGCCAGTATCGATTGATCCTCGAAACAGCTGCAATGGCCCAAGCCCTTGATGCAAACTATACCGCTCTACTCGCCGAACTTGAGGACCTTTTGTCTAAGATGTCAGAAGCCCGAAAGGTCGATGCGTTCGAGGAATATCTCGAGTTAGATGCCGATTTTCACAACGCATTTTTCATACATTGCGGAAACAGTTACTTGGAGGATGGATATCAGAACGTCAGCGACATCGTCAGAACGATACGGACACATCTGTCAAAACGACCAGAACGTACTTTAAAATCCTTTGAGGAACATAGTGCAATCACGAAACATCTGAGAGATGGTAAATTGAAATCAGCAAATACCGTTCTGAAACGGCAAATTACACGGGGAGAGCGGTCGTATTCAGATCTGATGGGGCTGCCTGCCCTTGGCGCAAAAAGCTGA
- a CDS encoding TRAP transporter substrate-binding protein encodes MFNKSTFTLGVILSTGLAVAASAETIIKIGHGAAESFHMHRALLHFEELVEAGSDGEIDVQIFPSSQMGPDREMIEGVQTGVLEMAIPPSSFFAGWDPAFAVIELPYMYASKDIAFDVLDSAAGDGMIERIENQGLVGLGWLELGVRNVTNNVRPIATPADLEGVKLRTMQVPAHVATFQALGANPTPMNFGEVYSALQQGVIDGQENPLAIITSQRFYEVQSYLSTTGHVFAVYMPVISQPFFASLSDKHQQLVRESMASARVFQADLVASEDAAQLEEIRAAGVEVLELTAEQRQAFADATESVRLDYRDEVGADTYDAWIAAVAEASGN; translated from the coding sequence TTGTTTAACAAATCCACATTCACACTCGGCGTCATTTTGTCGACCGGGCTTGCCGTCGCTGCATCCGCTGAAACAATCATCAAGATCGGGCATGGCGCAGCCGAGTCTTTCCATATGCATCGCGCACTTTTGCACTTCGAAGAACTTGTTGAGGCTGGCTCTGATGGCGAGATCGACGTACAGATATTCCCTTCCTCGCAGATGGGCCCTGATCGCGAAATGATTGAAGGTGTTCAAACCGGCGTTCTGGAAATGGCAATCCCGCCTTCCTCATTCTTTGCGGGATGGGATCCAGCCTTTGCCGTCATCGAACTGCCGTACATGTATGCGTCCAAGGACATTGCTTTTGATGTACTGGACAGCGCAGCCGGCGATGGCATGATCGAGCGGATCGAAAATCAAGGACTCGTTGGTCTTGGCTGGCTCGAATTGGGCGTACGCAATGTCACCAACAACGTACGTCCAATCGCAACACCTGCCGATCTAGAGGGCGTCAAGCTGCGCACTATGCAGGTACCTGCCCACGTCGCGACTTTTCAAGCTCTCGGTGCCAACCCGACGCCTATGAACTTTGGCGAAGTGTATTCAGCACTGCAGCAGGGTGTAATCGACGGGCAGGAAAACCCGCTTGCGATCATCACGTCTCAACGCTTCTACGAGGTTCAATCCTATCTCTCCACGACTGGCCACGTTTTTGCTGTGTACATGCCGGTTATCAGCCAACCGTTCTTTGCTTCGCTCTCGGACAAACACCAGCAGCTTGTTCGTGAATCGATGGCGTCTGCCCGTGTCTTTCAGGCCGATTTGGTTGCCTCGGAAGATGCGGCTCAACTGGAAGAAATCCGGGCTGCCGGTGTTGAAGTTCTTGAATTGACGGCTGAGCAACGTCAGGCGTTCGCTGACGCGACCGAAAGCGTCCGCTTGGACTATCGTGATGAGGTGGGCGCGGATACATATGACGCATGGATCGCAGCTGTTGCCGAGGCAAGCGGCAACTAA
- a CDS encoding TRAP transporter small permease, translated as MAILKWLDQNIEKMLVSMLLAAIVLLIFANVIMRYVMNASLSWGEELTLWFFVWFVWLAVSYAFQNREHVRITVLRDLLSERVRLYADIVIDLLVLAFLVMLTIECVKLIMLPFVASQNSVVLGLPIPILYASAPVGAALSSIRVVQNLIRTVRTISAHKT; from the coding sequence ATGGCAATTCTGAAGTGGCTGGACCAAAACATAGAGAAAATGTTGGTTTCAATGCTCTTGGCGGCGATCGTGCTATTGATCTTCGCCAACGTAATAATGCGATACGTCATGAATGCGTCACTGTCATGGGGTGAAGAGCTGACGCTTTGGTTTTTCGTTTGGTTTGTGTGGCTTGCTGTCAGCTACGCCTTTCAAAACCGCGAACATGTGCGCATCACCGTATTGCGTGACCTGCTCAGTGAACGAGTGCGTTTATATGCAGACATTGTCATAGACCTGCTTGTCCTAGCGTTTTTGGTGATGCTGACGATTGAATGCGTCAAGTTGATTATGCTGCCCTTTGTGGCCAGCCAAAATTCTGTCGTTCTCGGCCTCCCGATCCCAATCCTTTATGCTTCTGCACCCGTCGGCGCGGCGCTGTCGTCAATCCGCGTGGTCCAGAATTTGATCAGAACAGTGCGCACCATCTCCGCCCACAAAACCTAG